In Sulfitobacter sp. LCG007, the sequence CTCGTGGAAAGGGTCATGTATCTCCCGCCAAGACCTTCGGAATCGCCGCCGGTCAGCGACACGATGCGGTAGCCCTCATCGTCGCGGGCAATGGCCGCATTCCCGTAGACCAGCCCGTTGGGCGAATGGTAGCTCAGCACGAAGCGGCGCGGATCCGTGTCCCGGCTCTGGGCTTCGACAAGCGCGGCGACGGCACGGGCGTTGGGCGCCGCGCGCAGACCCGCGAGGTCGCGCGTCAGGTCCTCGCGGATCGCCTGCTCGAACGAGCGCTGGGTATAGGCATAGGTTGCCGCGAGCCCCAGAAGGCTTGCCAGGGTGAACAGCAGCACCAGCGCCAGCGCCAGCCGCACCGGCATCGAGCGCAGCAGGCTGGCGACGCGCGACTTCATGCGTCGATCTTGTAGCCGGCGCCGCGGACCGTCTGGATCAGCTCGGTATCGAAGGGCTTGTCGACCTTGGCCCGCAGCCGCGAGATATGGGTCTCGACCACATTGGTCATCGGGTCGAAGCTGAGATCCCAGACGGCCTCGAGCAGCATGGTCCGGGTCTGAACCCGCCCCTTCCGGCGCATCAGGTGTTCAAGAAGGGAGAATTCGCGTGGCAGCAGGTCGATCGTCTGACCCTCGCGCGTGACCTTCCGTCCGATCAGGTCCATTTCCAGCGGACCGCAACGCAGGACGGTCTCCTGCTCAAGCGCCTGCGGGCGTCGCGCCAGCGCGGCGACGCGGGCCGAGAGCTCTCCGAAGGCGAACGGCTTGACGAGATAGTCGTCGCCCCCCGCATTCAGTCCGCCGATCCGGTCGTCCACGCTGCCGAGCGAGGTCAGGAAAAGCACCGGCGTCCGGTTGCCGGCCCCGCGCAGCGTCTTGACGAGTGTGAGCCCATCGAGTCCCGGAAGCATCCGGTCCACGATCATCACGTCATAATTGCCTTCCGTCGCCTGAAAGAGAGCCTCGCGTCCGTCTTCCACCAGATCGACGGTCTGACCCTCCTCGCGCAACCCGCGCGCGATATAGGCCCCGGTGGTGGCGTCGTCCTCGACCACAAGCAGTTTCATCGTACCGTTCCGCGACATTGCATTGCGTTGCAGGAAGCTGGGCGAAGAAGCCGACCCGGTCCTGATGCAGACCATACAGATATTCAACGACCGCCCGCATGTGAACCACGCGCCGGCACCCGCCCCGCAATCGCCCATTACAAATTTGTAACCTGCGCCAAACGCCCCTGTAAGGCGATCGCCCCAGATTGTCCTGCGTCAACCGTTTCAAGGAGCATCCGAATGCGAATCCTCTCCACCTCAAAACGTGCCGCTGCCTCAATGGTCATGGCCGCGGCGCTTGCGTCGACCAGCCTTGTCGCTGTCTCGCCCTCGGTCGCCCTTGCCGCCCCGGAAGGTGGCTATGCCGACCTCGTCGATCAGGTCTCGCCCAGCGTCGTCTTCATCGAGGTGACGTCCAGGGTTTCGCCCGCCGGCTTCGAGGGCCAGCTTCCCGAGGGCATGCCGGACATGTTCAAGCACCAGTTCCGCGACATGTTCCCGAACCAGGGCGCAGGCCGCGAGCGGCAGGGCGTCGGCTCGGGCTTCATCATCTCGAAGGACGGTGAGATCGTCACCAATGCCCATGTGGTGGACGGGGCGGAAAAGGTCACGGTCAAGCTGAGCGACGGCCGCAGCTACGAGGCCACCGTACTTGGCAGCGATCCGATGAC encodes:
- a CDS encoding winged helix-turn-helix domain-containing protein encodes the protein MKLLVVEDDATTGAYIARGLREEGQTVDLVEDGREALFQATEGNYDVMIVDRMLPGLDGLTLVKTLRGAGNRTPVLFLTSLGSVDDRIGGLNAGGDDYLVKPFAFGELSARVAALARRPQALEQETVLRCGPLEMDLIGRKVTREGQTIDLLPREFSLLEHLMRRKGRVQTRTMLLEAVWDLSFDPMTNVVETHISRLRAKVDKPFDTELIQTVRGAGYKIDA